From one Rosa rugosa chromosome 4, drRosRugo1.1, whole genome shotgun sequence genomic stretch:
- the LOC133707542 gene encoding WUSCHEL-related homeobox 8-like translates to MEGQRRVLAMKMEKLKTQNPDGFCRKVMTDDQVEQLRKQIAVYAVICEQLVDMHKAFTAQQDLSGAKMGSVYGDLMASGGSKVTARQRWTPTSLQLEILERIYDEANGTPGKHRVKEITIELSQHGQVTETNVYNWFQNRRARSKRKQSVPARNITESDLEPEVISPKDKKTKPEDMYFQSPDSGYENLKW, encoded by the exons ATGGAGGGGCAGAGAAGAGTGTTGGCAATGAAAATGGAGAAGCTGAAGACTCAGAACCCAGATGGGTTTTGCAGGAAGGTCATGACGGACGACCAAGTCGAGCAACTCCGGAAACAGATCGCCGTCTACGCCGTCATCTGTGAGCAGCTTGTTGATATGCACAAGGCCTTCACTGCCCAACAGGATCTTTCTG GAGCGAAGATGGGAAGTGTGTATGGCGATTTGATGGCATCTGGTGGCAGCAAGGTAACTGCAAGGCAGCGGTGGACGCCAACAAGTTTGCAACTTGAAATCCTTGAGCGTATCTATGATGAAGCCAATGGAACTCCAGGAAAGCACAGGGTCAAAGAGATTACCATAGAACTCTCACAACATGGCCAAGTTACCGAAACTAATGTTTACAATTGGTTCCAGAACAGAAGAGCTCGTTCAAAGAGAAAGCAATCGGTGCCAGCACGGAACATTACAGAATCAGATCTAGAGCCCGAAGTTATTTCTCCCAAGGATAAGAAGACAAAACCGGAAGACATGTACTTTCAAAGTCCTGATTCAG GATATGAGAATCTCAAATGGTAA
- the LOC133744643 gene encoding NAC domain-containing protein 2-like produces MENSRGNQLPGHRFCPMDDELVLFYLKPMLSGQNVPGRNRVVFDCDLYSQQEPWEIWEAFKTRRPHDLRLNKDIYFFTQHKKMSSTDKRVRRNVGSGTWKGDDSGKPVRSVETGRVVGLKKRYTYKNEDSVHNGCWILHEFYLDQSLRDKKHKVKDYVLCLLRKNGEPKTKIEKKRKQREEEEVLDNNYAFDDGENSNMEQEEFHEPQAKRQRTVPSIDNAPLTMPSEDDAAFVAELEESLECFKDDNAPPTVPSEDDAAFAAALEESLECFEDDNAPLTMSSEDDAAFAAELEESLECFEDDNAPSEAHAIGFQVEENGGQQPLAAEVQAGPSFGDDHGIFNMLQGEDFLLEEMLEQMGIEKEEPVLNGVSSNIDVAEDVVNSTLVEVPTDEQQKTADKDCSDWLESINFSPKENNFFWSEMQWCS; encoded by the coding sequence ATGGAGAATAGCAGAGGCAATCAACTTCCTGGTCATAGGTTCTGCCCCATGGACGATGAACTAGTTCTCTTCTATCTCAAGCCCATGTTGAGCGGACAGAACGTGCCCGGCAGAAACCGTGTGGTGTTCGACTGCGACCTCTACAGTCAACAAGAACCTTGGGAGATATGGGAGGCCTTCAAGACCAGAAGACCACACGACTTGAGGCTCAACAAGGACATTTACTTCTTCACCCAACACAAGAAGATGAGTTCCACAGACAAGCGCGTACGCCGGAATGTTGGAAGTGGCACCTGGAAAGGCGACGACTCCGGCAAGCCAGTACGATCTGTTGAAACTGGTCGTGTTGTTGGCTTGAAGAAAAGATATACTTACAAGAACGAAGACTCGGTGCACAACGGCTGTTGGATCTTGCATGAGTTCTACCTCGATCAATCACTGAGAGACAAGAAACATAAGGTGAAAGACTATGTTCTTTGTCTACTACGAAAGAATGGTGAACCCAAAACCAAGatcgaaaagaagagaaagcaacgtGAAGAGGAAGAGGTTCTTGATAACAATTATGCCTTTGATGATGGAGAAAACTCgaacatggagcaagaagagtTCCATGAGCCACAAGCGAAGCGACAACGAACCGTGCCATCCATTGATAATGCACCACTAACAATGCCATCAGAAGATGATGCTGCATTCGTAGCTGAACTAGAAGAGTCATTGGAATGCTTTAAAGATGATAATGCACCACCAACAGTGCCATCAGAAGACGATGCGGCATTCGCAGCTGCACTAGAAGAGTCATTGGAATGCTTTGAAGATGATAATGCACCACTAACAATGTCATCAGAAGATGATGCTGCATTCGCAGCTGAACTAGAAGAGTCATTGGAATGCTTTGAAGATGATAATGCACCCTCAGAAGCTCACGCAATTGGCTTTCAAGTTGAGGAAAATGGTGGACAGCAACCATTAGCAGCCGAGGTGCAGGCAGGCCCTTCATTTGGAGACGATCATGGGATATTTAATATGCTGCAGGGGGAAGATTTTCTCTTGGAGGAAATGTTAGAACAAATGGGTATAGAAAAGGAAGAACCAGTTCTTAATGGTGTGAGTAGTAATATAGATGTGGCTGAAGACGTGGTAAACAGCACCCTTGTGGAGGTCCCAACTGATGAGCAACAAAAGACAGCTGATAAAGATTGTTCAGATTGGTTGGAGTCGATCAATTTTAGTCCTAAGGAAAACAACTTCTTTTGGAGTGAAATGCAATGGTGTTCGTAG